The proteins below come from a single Candidatus Margulisiibacteriota bacterium genomic window:
- a CDS encoding polysaccharide biosynthesis/export family protein — protein MKKNITKLILVCFCFSLLSVSFTTTPAYILASGDNLEIKVINKKELDTKQTIAPDGSISLPTIGRMKVIGLSLDDLQKKVKASYSQYIKNADVVVFLTPRPIFVVQQDQVKKTWEVKKAESPAEALAYMGQSSLNLQSSNLPTIQYGDVVTVNIGKSPDFWEDNWYKVLSAIGIAAGVWAVVAR, from the coding sequence ATGAAAAAAAATATAACAAAATTAATTTTAGTTTGTTTCTGTTTCTCATTATTATCAGTTTCATTCACTACGACACCAGCATATATACTTGCAAGCGGCGATAATTTGGAAATAAAAGTCATTAATAAAAAAGAACTTGATACCAAACAAACCATTGCCCCGGATGGCAGTATCTCGCTTCCGACCATCGGCAGGATGAAAGTAATTGGGTTATCATTAGATGACCTACAAAAGAAAGTAAAAGCCAGCTACTCCCAATATATAAAAAACGCAGATGTGGTTGTCTTCTTAACACCGAGACCTATATTTGTAGTCCAACAGGACCAGGTCAAGAAAACATGGGAAGTAAAAAAGGCTGAATCTCCAGCCGAAGCCTTGGCCTATATGGGGCAATCTTCCCTAAACCTCCAATCCTCCAACCTTCCAACCATCCAGTACGGTGATGTAGTTACCGTGAACATCGGTAAATCTCCTGATTTTTGGGAAGACAACTGGTATAAGGTATTATCTGCCATTGGTATTGCTGCGGGCGTGTGGGCTGTGGTGGCGAGGTAG